Genomic window (Nilaparvata lugens isolate BPH chromosome 7, ASM1435652v1, whole genome shotgun sequence):
CTACAACTTGCTGCCTGAAAACCTAAAATCAATCTCAAGAAAGAGAGTATTTGTAAAACAGCTCAGAGAATATTTGACCGGCAATACTACtacataaatgaatatttaCCGTAGATGAACACACCCACATACACAGGAGATAATCCTCATAAATCATGACGACTCCTGCAGCCTCTGAACTGCTGGGAAGACGGATAAAGTAATTAAATAAGCCAGAAGCCAAGCAGCTTGACTGGTACAGGTTCTGCCTCCTGTCATCTGAGTGAGAAATGAGGGTATTTGTTTTATCTTCATTCAGCTTGAGTCTGTTTGCTGGGAACCACTTTTTGCACCACTCAGTAGTTCTGTAGACCTTGAATTTGCCTCACCACTTGTTAAACCTCTACCTAGTTGTAATAGTGGTATCATCTGTAAAAATCACTGCTTCCTCGTTTGCTGTGAAGTCATTCCAATTTCCAATCTCTCGATCAATACCCAGGCTTTCCTGGATGGATCAAAAACATAAACACTAAATAGTCAATACTTGACTACAATTGTTAAAAAAACATTAACATCTCACTCATCTAACAACTAACAACAAGTCACTAGATTGGCAAGAGAAGGCGGTGTCAAGGATAGGCTACTCAGATTATCGTTTAGAAACTCACGCTGTAATTACTGTTTTCGATAAGCCACTACATGATTACATTCATGAAAACAATGGAAAGCAAGATTCCCAATACTGAGCCCTGTGTGTCACTATGCTCAACTCCCATGATCCTTGAGGTGCTCCCTTTAGGCATTGTAGGTATTGCTTTAGGTCCCTGAGGTAACTTCAAATAACCAAGTGCTAGTAAAGCTCACTTGAACTGTACATTCATGCAGTTGCATGTTTTCTTAACAAAATtctttttttcagaaaatttttagaTAAACTGCCAGATAAAGGCGCAAGAATTTCAGATTtcaaagaaaaacttgaaacagAATTGAAAAAACGAAATGAAGAAGAACGTCTGGCTGAAATGCTTTCCAATCTGAATGTGAATGGACCCGAAGAGCTGAATCGTTTGGAATGGACAGGCTCCTGTAACCCTGGCTACAAAACGCAGGATTCGAAACCAAGTCATATAGAAGACGAGACCGAAGTCGCTGATCCTCTGCAGCTATTCGCCTCTCATTCTGGAACCCAATTCAACCAGAAAATCTACAGGtaaaatatctcattttttgtCCATGTCCTTCTAaactgattataaaaatatgtttacaATCAATGttgtgatgaataatattgtattatttcaaattctttcttttaaattaaagtttccaattttatgcacatgatttataaaatattaaataagtGATCTATATCTGAATGATTCCAAAATCATGAATGCTTactattgattgaatattttaaaatatactcagttttgtaataaaatgttatgaattaattgaattcgcgcagatatattatatttaaaataccaGCTAGATATTCTCTAACAATATATTATCAGCTCTTCTATTTAATTGAAACTCATATCCCTGAATTGGGTTTACTTCAAGTTTTGTTTGATTTGGGGGTTGCTAATATTACCTTTatacaaattaaattaataagttatttatttatttatggaaaacatggaagcatacaTACAGGATTTCTCAcaaaaattgcttccataacgaaaaattacaatagttcattatGCATAGTAAGAGTAAAAAAGTAAGAATATCACCAGTGCTACGAAATAAAAAACCAAGTTAATTAAATGTTCCATTAAAACTTAAATACTGTCATGTAAGCagtattattgtttttcataaagaaattataaaccAAGTTAATTAAATGTTCTATTAAAACTTTAATACTGTCATGTAAGCagtattattgttttttataaagaaattaattttaaatggaACTGTTTTTGTTTCTCTGCCCAATCTCTTGTATGTGATTATTTAGGGGCCTAAAAACTTTGTTctcttgaataaataatatttgaaccACCACTCAAGGTCCACTAAGAACTTCATTGAACTCTAAATAACTATGCGCCTCATTTACCTGCATTGAACAAAGctcattttctattttctaggGTGGAAAAACCGGCCGAGCCTCTTATAAAACCATCAGATTTGGAGGGTGATACAAAGGACCTGGTTGAAGCAGTTTTCGCCGATGAACCGTACGTTCGCCACCTCTGTGAGAAGTTCGATGATACAAAAAGTGCAAAACCACGAGAACGGTTTCTGCCACACAAAACACTGAAGTCTAGAACGGAAACAGAAACGAAAGTCAAGGAAAAGGAGAGATTGCCCACTGAGAAGAAACAGAAATGGGAGGTAACAGCAGCTACACCCCCTCCTCCCGTTCACGGTGATACGAAACTGCTCACGTTGACAGATTCGGTGCGACTGCAATGTGAACAAGCTGAAAAGTTGAaggtaaaaatttaaaaaagattaagttataaaattattgtaaaatacagTACTCATCATCTGTTATAATATTAGGTAGTTGTTAGTTGCAACTTCCAGTCTATTTGAAGTTTGCACTACACTATTGTGGTTGGAACAAAAAGTTCAAGTTTCTTcattgacagaatccaagggcagggcagggCAGGGcggggcagggcagtggactgtggatgatagatgttataaatacctacaaataaatctttgaattctgtgcataaaaatactgatagcttgaagtgtggtaagtacgccaataaaagactaaataaatcaacaagataagatttaataataataagataataataggcagatggccacatacaaaaacaattgtgtcaaatattttgggaccaataaaataataataggcagatggccacatacaagaacaattgtgtcaaatattttgagatcaataaaacaataataggcagatggccacatacaagaACAATTGTGAGTAGATTAAGTTAAATATCTTAAGTCTTTAAgtctttgaatctttaaataatGATAGGCAGATGGCCgcatacaaaaacaattagtcaaatatcttgggaaaattacaacatgtgaaataatgtagagaaatacaaaatttaaatgaaattaggtcaatgacattaatgaccattgaagtctgacaataaatgaaaaggtagtattaatgatacctgaaatgaatataaattgagtgcaataatgaaagttattactatAAGGTACAATATTAATggttaaaaaatgacaataagctgtaaaaaatgctcagcaagtaacgtataaaaatatatgcggcataggccttcagtgatttgaatgtcaagatagacttcgaccaaacaattaataggcgttactggccttaaaatatcacttaagagctaagggtagctaataaatacaatgaggACAGTCCAggttgaatataggcgacatgggccttcaatgaattgagtgtCAAGAtggacatcaattagaacgattaataggcgacagtggcctcaaaaaaaaaaaatcactagtaaagccaagggtagctgtcaaatccaataaacaaataggcgtcggtggcctcagtgaaatgaatgtcaagatagacattaataaatcaattagtaggcgtcagtggccagaaaatcacttgtaaagccaagggtagctgtcaaatccaataaataaataggcgtcggtggcctcagtgaaatgaatgtcaagatagacattaataaatcaattagtaggcgtcagtggccagaaaatcacttgtaaagccaagggtagctgtcaaatccaataaataaataggcgtcggtggcctcagtgaaatgaatgtcaagatagacattaataaaacaataatgatgcatacgtaaatgaaaattgaaaggaACGATTTACATagcctgaataaaattttgaagaagagatgcggccaggcagacaggcaatgactctgcaataccaacaggaacaggacatcagcaagcgatgaagtgatctggccatgcgatgacaagcatggaaacgtccactacagcaggcgaatcccccaatggaaatGTAGGCTGGagcaagtagaattccaaacgaataatccgatcttcaagttgtggagtttttggattgatttccaaatggtagagatgatgcacttgaaagtttgagtttcacgaggtgaagccaattgtagaaaaatggcaactgaagcttacacgaggttgtaatttttgacaaagtttatcaaagcaatatgcaagcaatcgatgaataatttaatcacaattgaagaatagaataaatgaattgatttgaagaataattcacactttaaaaaagttctgtagatcaaatgaatagcgatgaaacgctcacacgaggttgcaatttttgacaaagtttatcaaagtttaacagagtaactgagtgaagaacttgatgaataattgaatcacacttgaagaatagaacaaacgaattaatttgaagaataattcacactttaaaaaggttctgtaggtccgatgaattcagatgaaaagtttagaccgggcgTGAGATGCATACCCAACGACCTCCATGAAAAGACAAAGAGATGCTGCAAGCTACAATGAAAAGAGGCAAGATGCCGGATGTGTTAGAAACATAGGCAAAGCGCTCGCAACcgaatggtgaaaaagtaacaaatatctaaaaggtaagatgcctaaagacaagattaaattctaaaaaatcgaatagcacaaatattaaaattgcaacggcaaacaatccgacgaaaaaggtacgaatagaagtatagaaaaccaacttgactAGAGTAGCAACGTGAAccttgactgtgacgtcactggtcagcgcagacgcacaatgacgacatgatgtctacgtagtagcggaacgaaaaacaagtggaaccgttccaataaatgctttgtcagattttacataaactgggccccttgtgtcatacgggggtatggcacaataagaaaaagtaagaaatatgtaaaatctggcaaggcaattggaaattgaaaactgggccccatgtgagaaccaggggaaaaaaacaatgaaacctaaaaatacaacatgaaccataagggcaaggggattaactagaatcctcatcaatgggaagaggtgctaaactcgaaatagctctcttaaaagtgccagagggagtgagaacagtgacaactcgtaccttgtcgtccttaccgggatgaacttcagtaatgcgcgccagcttccaagtggactgcgcggaaccaggatccttcaagatgacaactgtaccgaccttcaaattttcacaactgtttaaccatttgccttttttctgaagagtggttaaatatgaagtacgagatttggggccgcctacatggatggaaataggaccggcgtaatccaaaccacaattataaaagggaaagttagcctgaacgcgggccgctggtaaactacccatgatttgctcagagcgaagagccgaaaagcgaaaacacaatatgcaatgccgcaatacacttttgatggtgcgacgggtggagggaaaccaaaatcgttgtcttacactggccatggtggcctgcaccccagcatgacttagacgacgatggtgagcaacaatcaatgcacgagtgaatttgtgattgctaggcaacaatatttgatgtttataatcaaaagaagcatttgcattttgcaaacgtccaccaactctgagcagagaatctgaatgaatgaatggtgacaaggctttaatagaactattaggcaatagctcctgattttgacgcaatgctttaagttcggcagagaaagcttcttcttgaatagatttgaagatacaattttcagcttctgaaatttcagagatagttaattgaccaaagcgcggagtgactgaattttgttttctacaattatgaatgaaccgtagaacatatgCTGTTGTACGAACGATTTTGTGATAGGTGGAGCAACCATTGATTATACCTGAGATAACATCATGATGAGAAGAATtggtagctaatacctgaactgaactgattgagaactgatttcctgaactgattgagaactgatttcctgaactgatttctctaactgatgagagacatcatttgaagttagaaaattcgacatgaccctacggggagcggccacaggtgaagcggggaggcacgaacgaggtgctgcaataggacgaatagctttacaagaaccaaatatgacccaacctagactggttttctgaaggatgggagcgttttgagctagatataatttaccaggctgaagaacagatgcaaatatgccagcaccaagtaacagatctacaggcttaggctgatcaaacaatggatccgctaatttgagttcaacaggaattgaaatttgagaaagatcGATGTTAACcctaggaacattagatgatatgctatcaactacaatacaattttcttcaaccgaccacaaacgatcagcagaagacaagcaaactgaatgagaaacagatgatttggtcttattctcacctacactatgaatcaaagtgtcagaatacaaagtaacaagtgacaatttttcagccaacctagttgacatcaaattacaatcagagcaagaatctaaaagcgcggttgctttaataaattccccactagaagattgaaccaaaacttcggcagtaggtaacaaggcgacagttgattgctgttgcaaacacagtgacgaagtggagctcattgtgacatgagagttcttctgaggctgttctgcatgagaaacagcttgcttagttgtttccacattctgaaccatgacggaattcaaaacagcattcttgCCCCTGGAGGGAGCAAAGGATTGAGgatgaataacatttgaagttaccttatccttagaagtaggctgagtgtcccgtgattgaggatacgacctgtgaagaacagtgtggtgactcttgccacaaagtgtacacgatttgtccgaacaaacatgattgggtgcgaaaggcttgaggcaattataacataaccttttgtcacggacagcattccaacgatcagtaacctgcaacttcaataattcattacaacgatttggaaaatgaccaacagaattacaaaaactacaaggtgacatagaagaggtagtaacctgcatcctagcttgaacattcgatAGATTTTGgttgaacttcggcttgctatgagcaccaaccgagttggatgtaccttgctgtacatttccttgatgatggttagctgagcttgaagcaacagcttccatgattttgcattgtgattccaaaaaattccagaatttatcaatggtgggaatgtcgtgtataccaacactcttttcccattctcgaacagtagcagtatccaactgcaacaacattttgtgcatatacaacaagtccttgatttggactccaagttgaagcgcttcgagcgcggtaatgtgggacttgcaaaagtcaatgaatgcccgtaatgattgcggacagttacgctttatggtaggcggagattcaattgccgtgacgtgcctggcagcaattaatctcttgttgtcatacctctcccttaagaggttccatgcaagctgaaaaccattttcgtcagcttcaatgtgttccactctagcaagagcttcaccactgagtgattgacgaagatagaaaaatttcaatgaatcattaatgttatcttgattaccaataatattagtaaaagcacttgagaatgcttgccattttgaaagctccccattgaagcgtggaagcggtatctgaggcaactgaaaatttgccaaaggtgcgttttgagatgtt
Coding sequences:
- the LOC111046690 gene encoding DNA-directed RNA polymerase II subunit GRINL1A isoform X1, whose protein sequence is MAELSGIFEKVIHKVPGQPVISKKEKQGYTELDKMTKVQLLEAIERQNKLLDNRKFLDKLPDKGARISDFKEKLETELKKRNEEERLAEMLSNLNVNGPEELNRLEWTGSCNPGYKTQDSKPSHIEDETEVADPLQLFASHSGTQFNQKIYRVEKPAEPLIKPSDLEGDTKDLVEAVFADEPYVRHLCEKFDDTKSAKPRERFLPHKTLKSRTETETKVKEKERLPTEKKQKWEVTAATPPPPVHGDTKLLTLTDSVRLQCEQAEKLKEIQLKHAVERLKSQRESSRIVVPKDTSGWTYRDKDGSKSSSEEESEDDDAYHDCEEGDEADEKQGGVVFYNLVDP
- the LOC111046690 gene encoding uncharacterized protein LOC111046690 isoform X2 codes for the protein MLSNLNVNGPEELNRLEWTGSCNPGYKTQDSKPSHIEDETEVADPLQLFASHSGTQFNQKIYRVEKPAEPLIKPSDLEGDTKDLVEAVFADEPYVRHLCEKFDDTKSAKPRERFLPHKTLKSRTETETKVKEKERLPTEKKQKWEVTAATPPPPVHGDTKLLTLTDSVRLQCEQAEKLKEIQLKHAVERLKSQRESSRIVVPKDTSGWTYRDKDGSKSSSEEESEDDDAYHDCEEGDEADEKQGGVVFYNLVDP